One window of Macrococcus sp. 19Msa1099 genomic DNA carries:
- the leuS gene encoding leucine--tRNA ligase, producing the protein MMSFNHQTIEKKWQKYWLDNHTFKTTEDKDKNFYALDMFPYPSGAGLHVGHPEGYTATDIISRFKRMQGYNVLHPMGWDAFGLPAEQYAIDTGNDPAEFTEKNIATFKRQIQELGFSYDWEREINTTDPEYYKWTQWIFIQLYKKGLAYVDEVAVNWCPALGTVLSNEEVIDGVSERGGHPVIRKPMRQWVLKITEYADRLLEDLEELDWPESLKDMQRNWIGRSEGAEVAFEVEDSEHTFKVFTTRPDTIYGATYAVLSPEHELVAAITSEEQAEAVKAYQEQAARKSDLERTDLAKDKTGVFTGRYAVNPFNGERMPIWISDYVLASYGTGAIMAVPAHDERDFEFANQFGLDIKPVIEGGDNTSAYTGDGVHINSGELDGLNKEEGIRRAIELLEAKGIGEKKVSYKLRDWLFSRQRYWGEPIPVITWEDGSMTTVPEEELPLMLPKTEHIKPSGTGESPLANIDEFVNVTDPVTGMKGRRETNTMPQWAGSCWYYLRYIDPKNSDMIADPELLKKWLPVDLYIGGAEHAVLHLLYARFWHKVLYDLGVVHTKEPFQKLFNQGMILGEGNEKMSKSKGNVVNPDDVVASHGADTLRLYEMFMGPLDASIAWSTNGLDGARRFLDRVYRLLVNEDGTLTEKITEQPVEAMDKVYHQTVKKVTDDYETLGFNTAISQMMVFINEGYKAEQLNIDHIRGFVKLLNPIAPHITEELWEKLGGTESITYEAWPVYDESKLVDSEVEIVIQVNGKLKQKATIAKDMDKAEMETFALSLEAVQTAIEGKTVRKVIAVPNKLVNIVAN; encoded by the coding sequence ATAATGAGCTTTAATCATCAAACAATTGAGAAGAAATGGCAGAAGTACTGGTTAGATAACCATACATTTAAAACGACTGAAGACAAGGATAAGAATTTCTATGCATTGGATATGTTCCCATATCCATCAGGTGCTGGTCTTCACGTTGGACATCCTGAAGGTTATACAGCAACGGATATCATTTCTCGTTTTAAGCGTATGCAAGGTTATAACGTATTACATCCAATGGGATGGGACGCGTTCGGACTGCCAGCAGAGCAATATGCAATCGATACAGGGAATGATCCGGCAGAATTCACCGAGAAGAATATTGCGACATTCAAACGTCAAATTCAAGAACTTGGCTTCAGCTATGACTGGGAGCGTGAAATTAATACGACAGACCCAGAATATTATAAATGGACACAGTGGATCTTCATACAGCTGTATAAAAAAGGTTTAGCATATGTGGATGAAGTAGCAGTAAACTGGTGCCCTGCACTCGGTACCGTATTATCAAATGAAGAGGTAATCGATGGTGTATCAGAGCGTGGTGGACATCCTGTTATTCGTAAACCGATGCGTCAGTGGGTCCTTAAAATCACTGAATATGCAGATCGCTTACTAGAAGATCTAGAAGAGCTGGACTGGCCGGAATCTCTAAAAGATATGCAGCGTAATTGGATTGGTCGTTCAGAAGGTGCCGAAGTTGCTTTCGAAGTTGAAGATTCAGAACATACATTTAAAGTATTTACAACACGTCCAGACACAATTTACGGTGCGACATATGCCGTATTATCACCTGAGCATGAATTAGTTGCGGCAATTACATCAGAAGAACAAGCAGAAGCGGTAAAAGCATATCAGGAACAGGCAGCAAGAAAATCTGACCTGGAACGTACGGATCTTGCGAAAGACAAGACTGGGGTCTTTACAGGACGTTATGCAGTCAATCCATTCAACGGTGAACGTATGCCAATCTGGATTTCTGATTACGTATTAGCATCATATGGAACAGGTGCTATTATGGCAGTACCCGCACACGATGAGCGTGACTTTGAGTTTGCAAATCAGTTCGGATTAGACATTAAACCAGTGATTGAAGGTGGCGATAACACGTCAGCTTACACAGGTGATGGTGTTCATATCAACTCAGGTGAACTTGATGGCCTGAACAAAGAGGAAGGAATCAGACGTGCAATCGAGCTATTAGAAGCTAAAGGTATCGGTGAAAAGAAAGTATCTTACAAACTACGTGACTGGTTATTCTCTCGTCAACGTTACTGGGGTGAACCAATTCCTGTAATTACATGGGAAGATGGTTCAATGACGACTGTACCTGAAGAAGAATTGCCACTCATGCTGCCGAAGACAGAACACATCAAGCCATCAGGGACAGGGGAATCACCACTTGCCAATATTGATGAATTTGTCAATGTCACAGATCCTGTAACAGGGATGAAAGGACGCCGTGAGACGAACACGATGCCACAATGGGCGGGTAGCTGCTGGTATTACTTGCGTTATATCGATCCGAAAAATTCTGACATGATTGCAGATCCTGAGCTTCTTAAGAAATGGTTGCCAGTAGATTTATATATCGGTGGTGCAGAACACGCCGTGCTTCATTTACTCTATGCACGTTTCTGGCATAAGGTGTTGTACGATCTAGGCGTTGTACACACGAAAGAACCATTCCAGAAACTATTCAACCAAGGGATGATTCTCGGTGAAGGAAACGAGAAGATGAGTAAATCAAAAGGAAATGTCGTGAATCCGGATGACGTCGTTGCAAGTCACGGAGCAGACACACTGCGTCTATACGAAATGTTCATGGGACCACTAGATGCATCAATTGCCTGGAGTACAAATGGGTTAGACGGTGCAAGACGATTCTTAGACCGTGTGTATCGCCTGCTTGTAAATGAAGATGGCACACTCACTGAGAAGATTACAGAACAACCAGTAGAAGCTATGGATAAAGTGTATCATCAAACTGTGAAGAAAGTGACAGATGACTATGAAACATTAGGCTTCAATACAGCAATCTCACAGATGATGGTATTTATCAATGAAGGATACAAAGCAGAGCAATTAAACATCGACCATATCCGTGGATTCGTGAAGTTATTGAATCCGATTGCACCACACATCACAGAAGAACTTTGGGAAAAACTTGGCGGTACGGAATCAATAACGTATGAAGCATGGCCGGTATATGACGAAAGTAAGCTTGTGGACAGCGAAGTTGAGATCGTAATTCAAGTGAACGGTAAGCTTAAACAAAAAGCAACAATCGCGAAAGATATGGATAAAGCAGAAATGGAGACATTCGCGTTATCACTTGAAGCGGTACAGACAGCGATTGAAGGCAAAACAGTAAGAAAAGTAATCGCCGTTCCAAATAAACTTGTCAATATCGTGGCGAACTAG
- a CDS encoding MFS transporter, which produces MKMPKIVWLLVIGMAVNVTGASLIWPLNTIYLHNELGKSLSLAGFVLMLNSGASVLGNLLGGTLFDKIGGYRSILIGIVISAISLLGIIFLHGWPWYAVWLVILGFGSGIVFPSIYAMAGSAWPEGGRKTFNAIYISQNLGVALGAALGGFIADLSFTYIFILNFLMYAVFFFIAFFGYRSAEPIAAGSNVMRDVGNIKDKTKFNALLMVCTAYCLCWIGYVQWQSTISSYTQDLGIPLKAYSSLWAMNGVLIIAGQPLIAPIINRLSTRIKTQIAIGFVIFIVSYIVTSFADTFLMFMLGMVILTIGEMFVWPAVPTIANMLAPKGRTGVYQGIVNSTATLGRAIGPLLGGFLVDAYNMDIMFTAMIFFIAIGFFFLFVFDRKINLYE; this is translated from the coding sequence ATGAAAATGCCAAAAATTGTGTGGCTGCTTGTTATCGGTATGGCCGTGAACGTTACAGGAGCAAGCTTAATCTGGCCACTGAATACAATTTATCTACATAATGAACTCGGTAAAAGCTTAAGTCTTGCAGGATTTGTCTTGATGCTTAATTCTGGTGCATCCGTTCTTGGTAATTTATTAGGGGGCACATTGTTCGATAAGATAGGAGGATACCGCTCAATCTTGATTGGTATCGTTATTTCAGCAATCAGCCTTCTCGGCATTATATTCTTACATGGCTGGCCTTGGTACGCGGTATGGCTCGTTATACTTGGCTTTGGCTCAGGTATCGTCTTTCCTTCCATCTATGCGATGGCAGGTAGCGCATGGCCTGAAGGGGGGCGCAAAACATTTAATGCAATCTATATCTCTCAAAACCTTGGTGTGGCGCTTGGAGCGGCATTAGGTGGATTTATCGCTGACCTTAGTTTCACGTATATCTTCATTCTGAACTTCTTGATGTATGCGGTCTTCTTCTTTATCGCATTCTTCGGTTATCGTTCAGCTGAACCGATTGCCGCGGGTAGCAATGTGATGCGTGACGTCGGAAACATTAAAGACAAAACTAAATTCAACGCACTGTTAATGGTCTGTACAGCCTACTGTTTGTGCTGGATTGGATACGTGCAATGGCAGTCGACGATTTCAAGTTATACGCAGGACTTAGGCATACCGCTTAAAGCATATAGCTCATTATGGGCAATGAATGGTGTGCTGATTATTGCTGGCCAGCCACTGATTGCTCCTATTATCAATCGACTGTCAACACGTATAAAAACGCAGATTGCTATTGGATTTGTCATCTTTATCGTATCGTATATTGTGACAAGCTTTGCCGATACATTTCTTATGTTTATGCTTGGAATGGTGATATTAACAATCGGTGAGATGTTTGTGTGGCCGGCAGTTCCGACTATTGCGAATATGCTTGCACCGAAAGGACGAACAGGCGTCTATCAAGGCATCGTCAATTCAACTGCAACATTAGGTCGTGCAATTGGGCCGTTGCTTGGTGGGTTCTTAGTCGATGCATATAATATGGATATTATGTTTACAGCGATGATCTTCTTTATCGCAATCGGCTTTTTCTTTCTCTTCGTATTTGACCGCAAGATCAATCTCTATGAATAA
- a CDS encoding TIGR01212 family radical SAM protein (This family includes YhcC from E. coli K-12, an uncharacterized radical SAM protein.), whose translation MMKPFKYAFDEKRYHTWNYHLRNKFGKKIFKVALEGGFDCPNRDGTVAFGGCTFCSAAGSGDFAGDRVDPIPVQFEKIKNKMHEKWQDGEYIAYFQAFTNTHAPLEVLKEKYEAALAIPGVVGLSIATRPDCLPDDVVEYLAELNERTYLWVELGLQTVHEKTSNIINRAHDMQCYYDGVAKLRKHNINICTHIINGLPLEDYDMMMETARVVSQMDVQGIKIHLLHLLKGTPMVKQYEKGMLEFMDQETYVKLVADQLEILPEEMIIHRITGDGPIDLMIGPMWSVNKWEVLNGIDDELKKRDSYQGKYFGIEQ comes from the coding sequence ATTATGAAACCATTTAAATATGCATTTGATGAAAAAAGATACCATACATGGAACTACCATCTCCGCAATAAATTTGGCAAGAAAATATTTAAAGTTGCGCTGGAAGGTGGCTTTGACTGTCCGAATAGAGACGGCACTGTCGCATTTGGCGGTTGTACGTTCTGCTCTGCTGCTGGAAGCGGTGATTTTGCTGGAGATCGCGTAGATCCAATTCCAGTTCAGTTTGAAAAGATTAAGAATAAGATGCACGAGAAATGGCAGGATGGTGAATATATCGCTTACTTCCAGGCATTTACCAATACACACGCACCACTTGAAGTGTTAAAGGAAAAATACGAAGCAGCGCTTGCAATTCCCGGTGTTGTCGGCTTGTCAATCGCTACACGACCAGACTGCCTGCCGGATGATGTTGTTGAATATTTAGCAGAACTGAATGAGCGTACTTACCTTTGGGTCGAACTTGGACTGCAGACCGTTCATGAGAAGACTTCTAATATTATCAATCGCGCCCACGATATGCAATGTTACTATGACGGCGTCGCTAAACTACGTAAACATAATATTAACATTTGTACGCACATTATTAACGGTCTGCCGCTTGAAGATTATGATATGATGATGGAAACGGCACGCGTTGTTTCACAGATGGATGTTCAAGGTATTAAGATTCACCTGCTTCATCTATTAAAAGGGACGCCGATGGTCAAGCAGTATGAAAAAGGAATGCTTGAATTTATGGATCAGGAAACATACGTAAAACTCGTTGCGGATCAGCTTGAAATACTCCCAGAGGAAATGATTATCCATCGCATAACAGGGGATGGGCCAATCGATTTAATGATTGGACCAATGTGGAGCGTAAACAAGTGGGAAGTGTTAAACGGCATTGATGACGAACTGAAAAAACGTGACAGTTATCAAGGTAAATATTTTGGGATTGAACAATGA
- a CDS encoding class I SAM-dependent methyltransferase, producing MKALGILPFARKLIDTYIEQGATVIDATCGNGNDTLYLAQQLQGTGVIHAFDIQQSAINNTKDKTAAFNNIEYHLDGHQNVLDYVDSPVRLSIFNLGYLPKGDKSIVTLPQTTIQAIERIFSILEKEGIIILVIYPGHAEGQIEKEVVLNYLQQFNQEDAHIFKYEFINQKNNPPFICAIEKR from the coding sequence ATGAAAGCACTCGGCATCCTTCCATTTGCAAGAAAACTTATCGACACATATATCGAACAAGGCGCAACAGTAATCGATGCGACGTGCGGTAATGGCAACGATACGCTCTATCTAGCACAGCAGCTCCAGGGCACTGGCGTTATCCATGCATTTGATATACAGCAGTCAGCGATTAATAATACAAAGGATAAAACAGCAGCATTCAATAATATTGAATACCACTTGGATGGTCATCAAAACGTTCTGGATTACGTCGATTCTCCTGTGCGTCTTTCAATCTTCAACTTAGGCTACCTACCTAAAGGAGATAAATCGATCGTAACATTGCCACAGACAACAATTCAGGCCATTGAGCGCATATTTTCTATACTGGAAAAAGAAGGCATCATCATATTAGTCATATATCCAGGGCATGCTGAAGGTCAGATTGAAAAAGAGGTTGTATTAAACTATCTGCAACAATTCAATCAAGAAGATGCTCATATCTTTAAGTATGAATTTATTAATCAGAAAAACAATCCGCCATTTATATGCGCAATAGAAAAACGCTGA
- a CDS encoding MarR family transcriptional regulator: protein MSKYKHEVSDMVLLNELQQEIDEIFDLISDNFNLSKEEYIVMVTLWEKGPMPMKALDEYLNIKPYKRTRFYNTLVENGWIKKVRPADDERTVMIYYNEEKLPIKEEIVNCACESLKGKKEQMKAHFDAIMEICG from the coding sequence ATGTCTAAATATAAACATGAAGTGAGTGATATGGTATTACTGAACGAACTTCAGCAGGAGATTGATGAAATATTTGATCTCATCAGTGATAATTTTAATTTATCGAAAGAAGAATATATTGTTATGGTTACATTATGGGAGAAAGGTCCAATGCCGATGAAGGCTCTGGATGAATACTTAAATATTAAACCCTATAAACGCACGCGCTTTTATAATACGTTAGTTGAAAATGGCTGGATAAAAAAGGTGCGTCCAGCAGACGATGAACGTACGGTCATGATTTATTATAACGAAGAAAAACTTCCGATAAAGGAAGAGATTGTCAACTGTGCGTGTGAGTCTCTTAAAGGAAAAAAAGAACAGATGAAGGCACACTTTGATGCAATTATGGAAATATGCGGATAA
- a CDS encoding alpha/beta hydrolase, which yields MWKWETEGTPKGVVVIVHNLLEHHGRYAWFITRLRRDGYHVIMGDLPGQGQTSRVNRGHIESFDVYGEKVLEWIEVAEEYHMPVFLIGVGLGGLIVTNLLENVDLKLEGVVLLSPLFGFQNTVTTRKNFLVSGLSSISKEAKFDMNIPLEDLTRVQANIDELKKDTLMVQKVSFNLYKSIIESMKATMEHIHKIGDVPLMIMFSDADRVADVDQIKLFTKEVKTSEIYIKNWRTLYHELHNEPERDNVLYYVESFMNNRMNYVGLITEDSGIQ from the coding sequence ATGTGGAAGTGGGAAACAGAGGGAACACCAAAAGGGGTTGTCGTCATCGTACATAATTTACTTGAACATCATGGACGTTACGCATGGTTTATAACGAGGTTGCGTAGAGATGGGTATCATGTGATTATGGGAGACCTTCCTGGCCAGGGACAGACATCGCGTGTGAACCGTGGGCATATCGAATCGTTCGATGTTTATGGTGAAAAAGTATTGGAATGGATAGAGGTCGCAGAAGAATATCATATGCCGGTGTTCTTGATAGGTGTGGGTTTAGGCGGACTCATCGTAACAAATCTTCTGGAGAACGTTGATTTAAAATTAGAAGGCGTAGTATTATTATCTCCATTATTTGGCTTTCAAAATACAGTGACGACACGTAAGAATTTCCTGGTATCTGGTCTGAGTTCAATTTCGAAGGAAGCAAAGTTCGATATGAATATCCCGCTTGAGGACTTGACGCGTGTACAGGCGAATATTGATGAACTGAAAAAAGATACATTAATGGTACAGAAAGTAAGCTTTAATCTATATAAATCGATTATCGAATCTATGAAAGCAACAATGGAACATATTCATAAGATCGGGGATGTACCGTTGATGATTATGTTCAGTGATGCAGATAGGGTTGCAGATGTTGATCAAATTAAATTGTTTACTAAAGAGGTTAAGACATCAGAAATCTACATTAAAAACTGGCGTACGCTATACCATGAACTGCATAACGAACCAGAACGTGATAACGTCTTATACTATGTCGAATCATTTATGAATAACAGGATGAATTATGTAGGATTGATTACAGAAGATTCGGGTATACAGTAA
- a CDS encoding gamma carbonic anhydrase family protein: protein MLYEYDGKLPQLDDSAFVAPNAVVTGDVTVGRDATIWYGTVIRGDVAPVSIGNGTNVQDLCCLHQSGGKPLIIEDNVTIGHRVTLHSPIIRKNALIGMDSTILDGAEIGENAFIGAGSLVPPGKKIPPNTLAFGRPAKVIRELTEEDKAEMAANIERYISKGKQYKKMHEQ, encoded by the coding sequence ATGTTATATGAATATGATGGTAAGCTTCCTCAACTCGATGACTCAGCGTTTGTAGCTCCAAATGCTGTAGTTACAGGAGATGTTACAGTCGGGCGTGACGCTACAATATGGTATGGCACAGTAATTCGAGGAGATGTAGCACCTGTATCTATCGGTAACGGAACAAATGTACAGGATTTATGTTGTTTACACCAGTCAGGTGGAAAACCACTTATTATCGAAGACAACGTAACAATCGGTCACCGCGTCACTCTTCATTCACCAATTATTCGTAAAAATGCATTGATCGGGATGGACTCTACCATTCTTGATGGGGCTGAAATTGGCGAAAACGCATTTATTGGTGCTGGTTCTCTTGTTCCGCCCGGGAAGAAGATTCCACCGAATACATTAGCATTCGGACGCCCGGCTAAAGTCATTCGAGAGCTGACAGAAGAAGATAAAGCGGAAATGGCCGCGAATATTGAACGTTATATCTCCAAAGGAAAACAGTACAAAAAGATGCATGAACAATAA
- a CDS encoding NAD(P)H-dependent oxidoreductase: MNKEQLKAQILEAHNFRFATKVFDKDKPVDESDMKFILEVGRLSPSSIGLEPWRFVILENEAVKEEIKQVGWGAAKGQLDTASHFVLILAKRNARYDSELFKNHFGPRVNNDEILQKMIRIYESFQTTDIDVANDERTLFDWAGKQTYIALGNMMTAAAEIGIDSCPIEGFNYEAVNDILAKHGVMNPEEEGISVMVAFGYRAQGPKRPKARRPYDDVVSRF, translated from the coding sequence ATGAATAAAGAACAATTAAAAGCACAGATTTTAGAAGCGCATAACTTTCGCTTCGCTACGAAAGTATTCGATAAGGATAAACCTGTTGACGAAAGTGATATGAAATTTATCTTAGAAGTGGGTCGATTAAGTCCATCTTCTATCGGATTAGAGCCGTGGCGCTTCGTAATTCTAGAAAATGAAGCGGTGAAAGAAGAGATTAAACAGGTGGGCTGGGGCGCAGCGAAAGGTCAGTTAGATACTGCAAGTCACTTTGTTTTAATTTTGGCGAAACGTAATGCACGATATGATTCAGAACTGTTTAAAAATCATTTCGGGCCACGTGTAAACAATGATGAGATCCTACAGAAGATGATCCGCATTTACGAAAGTTTCCAGACGACAGATATTGATGTTGCAAATGATGAACGTACATTATTTGACTGGGCAGGTAAACAGACATATATCGCATTAGGTAATATGATGACAGCAGCAGCAGAAATCGGTATCGATTCATGTCCGATTGAAGGATTTAACTATGAAGCGGTTAACGATATATTAGCTAAACATGGCGTGATGAACCCTGAAGAAGAGGGGATCTCAGTTATGGTGGCTTTCGGTTATCGTGCACAAGGTCCAAAACGTCCGAAAGCACGTCGTCCATACGATGATGTAGTTAGTCGTTTTTAA
- a CDS encoding GNAT family N-acetyltransferase, with protein MFEIRSVNINDAEGILEYCKIVGGETDNLLFGSEGLGFSVETERTIIANIAAKEKDIMLVAMDEDNVVGIGNIMGNGRMRIEHQARLAISVRKDYWGQGVGSRIMQSLIDFAKERSIEVITLEVYHANESAINLYQKFGFKEIGYFKNYSKVNDEYKDAVLMNLYL; from the coding sequence ATGTTTGAGATTAGAAGTGTCAATATTAATGATGCTGAAGGGATTCTTGAGTATTGCAAGATTGTTGGCGGGGAAACAGATAATCTATTGTTCGGCAGTGAAGGACTAGGTTTCTCGGTTGAAACAGAACGTACGATTATAGCGAATATTGCAGCGAAAGAGAAGGATATTATGCTTGTTGCAATGGATGAGGATAACGTTGTAGGTATTGGAAATATAATGGGAAATGGTCGTATGAGAATAGAACATCAAGCACGACTTGCAATATCGGTGCGTAAAGATTACTGGGGACAAGGCGTTGGAAGTCGAATAATGCAGTCATTGATTGATTTTGCAAAAGAAAGGTCAATCGAAGTTATTACACTTGAAGTTTATCATGCCAATGAATCAGCGATAAACTTGTATCAGAAGTTCGGTTTTAAAGAAATCGGTTATTTTAAGAATTATTCTAAAGTGAATGATGAATATAAAGATGCTGTATTGATGAATCTATATCTTTAA
- a CDS encoding YjjG family noncanonical pyrimidine nucleotidase: MYKYILCDLDNTILDFKKGEETAIRRVFESEGVTFSDELYARYHDINVGLWRELEAGRVDKRHVLTHRFKVFFKTLGIDVDGAVKEQIFREHINNSHDLVDGALQFLDYLKRKGYILCTATNGVFYTQMKRMKDAGILEYFTHHFISEEIGYEKPHHNFFKHCIETLEVRDLSEVLMIGDTYTSDIIGAHQFGIDSCYYGVKQVDATYRIEELEEIKSIL, encoded by the coding sequence ATGTACAAATATATTTTATGTGATTTAGATAATACGATCCTCGATTTCAAAAAAGGTGAAGAAACTGCGATTAGGCGTGTGTTTGAGTCGGAAGGTGTGACTTTTTCTGATGAATTATACGCACGTTATCATGATATTAATGTCGGGCTTTGGCGTGAGCTTGAAGCGGGTAGAGTTGATAAGCGTCATGTACTGACACATCGCTTTAAAGTTTTCTTTAAGACGCTTGGTATTGATGTGGACGGTGCAGTGAAGGAACAGATTTTTAGAGAGCATATTAATAACAGCCATGATCTTGTGGATGGCGCATTGCAGTTTCTGGATTATTTGAAGCGTAAGGGCTACATCCTTTGTACTGCAACCAATGGGGTGTTCTATACCCAGATGAAGCGCATGAAAGATGCTGGTATTCTGGAATATTTCACGCATCACTTTATATCTGAGGAGATTGGCTATGAAAAGCCTCATCACAATTTCTTTAAACATTGTATCGAAACACTTGAAGTCAGAGATTTATCGGAAGTTCTGATGATTGGAGATACATATACGTCAGATATCATCGGGGCACATCAATTCGGGATAGATAGCTGCTACTATGGCGTAAAACAAGTAGATGCCACGTATCGCATTGAAGAATTAGAAGAAATTAAGAGTATCTTATAA
- the pnuC gene encoding nicotinamide riboside transporter PnuC, which translates to MFLVKDFRGFTTYEKVFFGLFMLVQVAILVYFRIVDGTTDWLNVVASVTLVLCLIMSAKGRLSTFVYGLISVSLYGWISYQHGLYGEVGLQVVFIVFQFLGFATWVKNRHSDHITDDPEVMDVDTKGLDSKGWISTAIFTVILYAAISTVLTMIHAKQPYLDSLNVSLNIIGQTLMTLRFKEQWFFWMAVNVVSISLWVRAMMLNGEVDATSVTMAVMWLASLINSVYGYYNWKKLQNIHVVS; encoded by the coding sequence ATGTTTTTAGTTAAGGACTTTAGAGGTTTCACAACTTATGAGAAAGTGTTCTTCGGTTTATTCATGCTCGTACAAGTAGCGATACTGGTTTACTTCAGAATCGTAGATGGTACGACAGACTGGCTGAATGTAGTAGCGAGTGTGACATTGGTACTATGTCTTATCATGAGCGCAAAAGGAAGATTATCAACATTCGTATATGGTTTAATCAGTGTCTCTTTGTATGGATGGATTAGTTACCAACATGGTCTATATGGAGAAGTTGGATTACAAGTTGTCTTTATTGTGTTTCAATTCTTAGGTTTCGCAACTTGGGTTAAAAATAGACACTCAGATCACATTACCGACGATCCGGAAGTAATGGATGTCGATACTAAAGGACTTGATTCTAAAGGATGGATATCAACAGCAATTTTTACAGTAATATTGTATGCAGCAATATCAACAGTGTTAACGATGATACATGCAAAACAGCCATATTTAGATAGTCTGAATGTAAGTTTAAACATTATTGGACAAACATTGATGACATTAAGATTTAAAGAGCAATGGTTCTTCTGGATGGCAGTTAATGTAGTATCTATTTCATTATGGGTTAGAGCAATGATGTTAAATGGTGAAGTAGATGCAACGAGTGTAACTATGGCAGTTATGTGGCTTGCTTCATTAATTAACAGTGTGTATGGATATTACAACTGGAAAAAATTACAGAACATTCATGTTGTATCTTAA
- a CDS encoding AAA family ATPase — protein MESVTFYVGEEEYIEPLDTYFTEAFLESEIQITKVDRRITGISGTSIRENPILNWDFVTRPFRRFFVKNILIIGTASTGKTTLVRDLARRYSTSYSLEYSREYQTTRQVRDDELDIKDLHTIGIGQFELNRKHIHSPGTRKVFFADTDVMTTKLYTKLYAPKEDYEKIAPVFDYYISLQTWALIIVLPPTTNYVDDGFRDMSMADEKARLDMHQMFLDEIKYHGLEDKMVVLKGDSFQEKYEEAHCLVDAILADGKDN, from the coding sequence ATGGAATCTGTAACGTTTTATGTGGGAGAAGAGGAGTATATTGAACCACTGGATACATATTTCACGGAAGCGTTTCTAGAAAGTGAGATACAAATTACAAAGGTAGATCGCAGAATTACCGGTATCAGCGGAACGTCGATACGTGAGAATCCGATTTTAAACTGGGATTTTGTAACACGCCCTTTCCGAAGATTCTTCGTTAAAAATATATTGATAATCGGAACGGCAAGTACAGGAAAGACAACGCTCGTGAGAGACTTAGCAAGACGCTATTCAACCTCATATTCTTTGGAATATTCAAGAGAGTATCAGACAACAAGACAAGTCCGCGATGATGAACTGGATATAAAGGACTTACACACAATTGGAATTGGTCAGTTTGAGTTGAATCGTAAACACATTCATTCTCCAGGAACGCGTAAAGTATTCTTCGCAGATACAGATGTGATGACGACGAAGCTTTATACGAAACTCTATGCACCTAAAGAAGATTATGAGAAGATTGCACCCGTATTTGATTACTATATCTCACTTCAGACATGGGCGCTCATTATCGTATTACCACCAACAACGAATTATGTAGATGACGGTTTCAGAGATATGTCGATGGCAGACGAAAAGGCACGCCTTGATATGCATCAAATGTTTCTGGATGAAATTAAATATCATGGTCTGGAAGATAAGATGGTCGTATTAAAAGGGGACAGTTTCCAGGAGAAGTACGAAGAAGCACACTGTCTTGTTGACGCAATACTTGCAGATGGCAAAGATAACTAA
- a CDS encoding adenylyltransferase/cytidyltransferase family protein: protein MRDLGVYFGTFAPCHVGHLEQIIRAKRENKNALVIVSGYDDDRGDKVGMSLMNRVKAMRELLKDDENVTVVTLDETNIPRYPAGWAP, encoded by the coding sequence ATGAGAGATCTAGGGGTATATTTCGGAACATTTGCACCATGTCATGTAGGACATCTTGAACAGATTATTCGCGCAAAACGTGAGAATAAAAATGCACTTGTCATCGTTTCTGGTTATGATGATGACAGAGGAGATAAAGTAGGAATGAGCTTGATGAATCGTGTGAAGGCAATGCGTGAACTGCTAAAGGACGATGAAAATGTAACCGTGGTCACACTCGATGAAACGAATATTCCAAGGTATCCGGCTGGATGGGCACCATGA